From the genome of Winogradskyella forsetii, one region includes:
- a CDS encoding phage tail sheath family protein — MAAKYKVPGIYVEEVPKIPNSITEVPTAIPVFIGYTEKALSNGSSLKNEAFKINTLSEYEHCFGGAFQSKFDIFEPEPNDSRPTTLLNGKAYVIDFNPHTKSFMYPSIKLFFANGGQACYILSVGTYEGKTQLEVTAEELLGHTTGGGLKYLSKVSEPTIVVIPDAVSLEDECFQVYQHVLTHCYTMQNRLAILDIHDGYKPVSNGSTTNDIITNFRTKIGTNALSFGAAYYPWLHTVIFDKSKISLEHIDLDLKRLSKLLPEANARDMIKTALNSTDFNVIDKTLHLGLLASSPTYHSVIEAILNLMNLLPPSPAMAGIYTSVDATRGVWKAPANVSVASVIKPAVNITNNEQAYLNIDAVSGKSINAIRLFPGRGTLVWGSRTLDGNHSEFRYVNVKRTVMTFQQSISLALRAYVYEPNNISTWTSIKNMINNYLNQKWRQGALAGASPNEAFGVNVGLASSMTNQDILEGRLIVIVYVALLRPAEFIIMRFTEHMVET, encoded by the coding sequence ATGGCTGCCAAATATAAAGTTCCAGGTATTTATGTTGAAGAAGTCCCGAAAATTCCAAATTCAATAACCGAAGTCCCTACGGCCATTCCTGTTTTTATAGGCTATACCGAAAAAGCGCTGAGCAATGGCAGCAGTTTAAAAAACGAAGCCTTCAAAATTAATACACTATCTGAATACGAGCATTGTTTTGGTGGTGCATTCCAATCAAAATTCGATATTTTTGAACCCGAACCAAACGATTCTCGACCAACAACGCTTCTTAATGGTAAAGCTTATGTCATCGATTTTAACCCACATACCAAATCGTTTATGTATCCTAGTATCAAATTATTTTTTGCAAATGGCGGACAAGCCTGCTACATTTTATCCGTTGGAACCTATGAAGGTAAAACCCAATTAGAGGTTACTGCTGAAGAACTTTTAGGGCACACCACTGGAGGTGGACTAAAGTACCTATCAAAAGTTAGTGAACCGACCATAGTTGTGATTCCTGATGCTGTCAGCTTAGAAGACGAGTGCTTTCAGGTTTACCAACACGTTTTAACGCATTGTTATACAATGCAAAACCGTTTGGCCATATTGGATATCCATGATGGTTATAAGCCAGTATCAAATGGATCTACTACAAATGACATCATAACCAATTTTAGGACAAAAATAGGAACTAATGCTTTAAGTTTTGGAGCTGCTTATTATCCTTGGTTGCACACCGTGATTTTTGATAAGAGCAAGATTAGCTTGGAACATATTGATTTAGATTTAAAACGTCTTTCAAAATTATTGCCAGAAGCCAATGCGCGTGACATGATAAAAACCGCATTAAACTCTACTGATTTTAATGTAATAGATAAAACGCTGCATTTAGGACTTTTGGCTTCGAGTCCAACCTACCATAGTGTTATAGAAGCCATTCTTAATCTGATGAATCTCCTGCCGCCTTCACCAGCCATGGCAGGAATATACACCAGCGTTGATGCCACAAGAGGTGTATGGAAAGCACCTGCGAACGTTAGTGTGGCTTCCGTAATAAAGCCTGCGGTAAACATAACTAATAACGAACAAGCGTATTTAAACATAGATGCAGTTTCAGGCAAATCCATTAATGCTATTAGACTTTTCCCAGGTCGTGGAACCTTGGTTTGGGGAAGCCGTACCTTAGATGGCAACCATAGTGAATTTAGATATGTTAATGTTAAAAGAACGGTAATGACATTTCAACAATCTATTTCTCTGGCTTTACGTGCCTATGTTTATGAACCCAACAACATCAGCACTTGGACCAGTATAAAAAATATGATCAATAACTATCTCAACCAAAAGTGGCGGCAAGGTGCTCTTGCAGGTGCTTCTCCAAATGAAGCCTTCGGCGTTAATGTCGGATTGGCAAGTAGTATGACTAATCAGGATATTTTAGAAGGTCGATTGATAGTTATAGTTTATGTGGCGCTACTACGACCTGCAGAATTTATAATTATGAGGTTTACAGAGCACATGGTAGAAACATAA
- a CDS encoding phage tail protein produces MAQINYPPLNMHFVVHFNRKELMADINFQSVQGLQVRVDKTDGKDRVYYGNIILKRAYEPSSKLVTWCMDVIKKRQKLPVNLIVKLLNAEHEMLSGWKIEKAMPVAWGVEELHAQESRILIETIELEPQYFYVLDHNGKIIAPSNSE; encoded by the coding sequence ATGGCACAAATCAACTATCCACCATTAAATATGCACTTTGTGGTTCATTTCAACCGAAAAGAACTTATGGCAGATATCAACTTTCAATCCGTGCAAGGACTTCAGGTTAGAGTGGATAAAACGGACGGTAAAGACCGTGTTTATTATGGAAACATCATTTTAAAACGCGCCTATGAACCCAGTTCAAAATTGGTGACATGGTGTATGGACGTTATAAAAAAAAGGCAAAAATTACCCGTAAATCTCATTGTAAAACTTCTAAATGCAGAGCATGAAATGTTAAGTGGCTGGAAAATAGAAAAAGCCATGCCAGTGGCTTGGGGCGTTGAGGAATTGCATGCCCAAGAAAGCAGAATCCTAATTGAAACTATTGAGTTAGAACCACAATATTTTTACGTTCTGGATCACAATGGAAAAATTATTGCACCTTCAAATTCAGAATAA
- a CDS encoding phage tail protein has product MANSPVVNFHFQVDLGSTEIGFSEVSGLKAKNDVLKYRSGADKAYSCTKIPGLRKYSNIVLKRGALKDDNENFVWFNDVGLVAERRDITIKLLDHQHEPTIVWQVKNAWPVRFEFAELNSMKSEILIETLELAHEGFVVQRLGS; this is encoded by the coding sequence ATGGCAAATTCACCCGTAGTCAATTTTCATTTTCAAGTGGACTTGGGATCTACTGAAATAGGCTTTTCAGAAGTCAGCGGTCTCAAAGCAAAAAACGACGTCCTAAAATACCGAAGTGGTGCAGATAAGGCATATAGCTGTACTAAAATTCCTGGACTTAGAAAGTATTCGAATATCGTTTTAAAACGTGGCGCATTAAAAGATGATAACGAAAATTTTGTATGGTTTAATGATGTTGGATTGGTTGCTGAACGACGGGACATAACCATTAAATTGCTAGACCATCAACATGAACCCACAATTGTTTGGCAGGTTAAAAACGCTTGGCCAGTTCGTTTTGAATTTGCAGAGCTTAACAGTATGAAAAGTGAGATTTTAATTGAAACTTTAGAACTTGCGCATGAAGGATTCGTAGTTCAACGTTTAGGTAGCTAA
- a CDS encoding NADP-dependent oxidoreductase: MIHTILLKNRPEGKPTLSDFEFKKEDTELSCSDGELILETLYVSVDPYLRGRMSDAKSYVEPFELGKPIHSLIIADVIESKNDNFSKGDHVRGMLDWKTKQVSKGEGLTKVDPSKADLSAYLGILGMTGLTAYCGLTQIGKPEKGETLVVSGAAGAVGSVVGQIGKIKGLRVIGIAGTDEKVEMLKSKFGFDAGINYNTTDDMRAAIKEAAPDGVDVYWDNVGGEISDAVLFNINKFSRTINCGAIAVYNKTETPKSVSVRPFLIKNSALMQGFIVANYEDKFQEATKALSNWLAEDKLTYSETIVEGFENIPQAFIDLFDGKNSGKMVVKL; the protein is encoded by the coding sequence ATGATTCATACTATTTTATTAAAAAACCGACCAGAAGGCAAACCAACACTTTCAGATTTCGAATTTAAAAAAGAAGACACTGAGCTAAGTTGCAGTGATGGTGAACTCATTCTAGAAACGCTTTATGTTTCTGTAGATCCCTATTTAAGAGGACGGATGAGCGATGCCAAATCGTATGTTGAACCTTTCGAATTAGGAAAACCTATACACTCCCTTATTATAGCTGATGTCATAGAGTCTAAAAACGACAATTTTAGCAAAGGTGATCATGTGAGAGGGATGTTGGATTGGAAAACAAAACAGGTCTCTAAAGGGGAAGGCCTCACTAAAGTAGATCCGTCAAAAGCAGATTTGAGTGCCTATTTAGGTATATTGGGCATGACAGGTTTAACGGCTTATTGCGGATTGACCCAAATCGGCAAACCTGAAAAAGGCGAAACTTTGGTCGTTTCAGGTGCTGCAGGAGCCGTTGGCAGTGTCGTCGGTCAAATAGGGAAAATAAAGGGACTTCGGGTTATTGGCATCGCTGGTACGGACGAAAAAGTTGAAATGCTGAAATCTAAATTTGGGTTTGACGCAGGCATCAACTATAACACAACTGACGACATGAGAGCGGCCATCAAAGAAGCCGCACCTGATGGTGTGGATGTATATTGGGATAATGTTGGTGGAGAGATTTCCGATGCTGTATTATTCAATATCAATAAATTTTCCAGAACTATTAATTGCGGTGCAATAGCGGTCTATAATAAGACGGAAACGCCTAAAAGCGTAAGTGTAAGACCATTTTTAATTAAAAACAGTGCCCTGATGCAAGGCTTTATCGTCGCTAATTACGAAGATAAATTTCAAGAAGCCACCAAAGCGCTATCAAATTGGTTAGCAGAAGATAAACTCACCTATTCTGAAACTATAGTTGAAGGATTTGAAAATATCCCACAAGCCTTCATCGATTTATTTGATGGAAAGAATTCCGGGAAAATGGTGGTTAAACTATAA
- a CDS encoding GNAT family N-acetyltransferase produces MKICIAQSESLKGKVQQNIQNHLQLIERAIALNSDLIIFPELSITGYEPKLAKELATNIENAMFDPFQKLSDKGNITIGIGMPTHGVEGLHISMLIFQPETPRTVYSKQRLHEDEKPYFVGGTYQTYLYIKETKIALGICFETLQQDHFFNAVQNGAALYIASVAKSKGGIDKAYARFPKMANKFNTPILMSNSVGFCDNFLSIGRSAVWHPNGDLIAQLDDDNQGLLIYDVDKSTVEIDQFNICIGQLSDLEAVFHMYLNGKHDLERHGIYQWTDHYPTNALIKNDLKKGTLYILKNANLLIGAISISEEQEKAYESITWEFDATKVLVIHRLIVDPKHQHRGHAKRLMDFAENFAKEHNYTSIRLDAYSPNTRVLKFYKKRHYIIRGNVNFPKREHVFYCMEKALL; encoded by the coding sequence ATGAAAATTTGTATTGCACAATCCGAATCCTTGAAAGGAAAAGTTCAACAGAACATTCAGAATCACTTACAATTAATTGAACGTGCCATAGCATTGAACTCAGATTTGATCATATTTCCTGAATTGTCCATCACAGGTTACGAGCCAAAATTGGCAAAAGAATTGGCGACGAACATAGAAAATGCAATGTTTGATCCTTTTCAAAAATTATCAGATAAAGGCAACATTACTATTGGTATAGGAATGCCAACACATGGGGTAGAAGGCCTACATATCAGCATGCTCATTTTTCAACCTGAAACGCCAAGAACGGTGTATTCCAAGCAAAGGTTACATGAAGACGAAAAACCCTATTTTGTTGGTGGCACCTATCAAACCTATTTATACATCAAAGAAACTAAAATTGCTCTTGGCATTTGTTTTGAAACCTTACAGCAAGACCATTTTTTTAATGCTGTCCAAAATGGTGCAGCGCTTTATATTGCTAGTGTAGCAAAATCAAAAGGTGGCATTGATAAAGCTTATGCTCGCTTTCCAAAAATGGCGAACAAATTTAATACACCTATCCTAATGTCTAATAGTGTAGGATTTTGTGATAATTTTTTGAGTATTGGCCGAAGTGCTGTGTGGCATCCCAATGGCGACTTAATTGCTCAACTTGACGACGACAATCAAGGCTTGTTAATCTATGATGTTGACAAAAGCACTGTAGAAATTGATCAATTTAATATCTGTATAGGGCAATTATCTGATTTAGAAGCTGTATTTCACATGTATCTTAATGGAAAGCATGATCTAGAGCGCCATGGTATTTACCAATGGACAGACCATTATCCTACAAATGCATTAATTAAAAACGATTTAAAAAAAGGAACGCTTTACATTTTGAAAAATGCCAATCTGCTAATTGGTGCTATCAGCATTAGTGAAGAACAGGAGAAGGCATATGAATCGATCACTTGGGAGTTTGATGCTACAAAAGTATTGGTAATCCATAGACTTATCGTTGACCCAAAACACCAACATAGAGGACACGCCAAAAGGTTGATGGACTTTGCTGAAAATTTCGCCAAGGAACATAATTATACGTCTATACGATTAGACGCTTATTCCCCGAACACAAGAGTCCTTAAATTTTACAAAAAGCGACATTATATAATACGTGGAAACGTTAACTTTCCAAAACGCGAACATGTTTTTTATTGCATGGAAAAGGCCTTATTGTAA
- a CDS encoding GNAT family N-acetyltransferase yields MVNPEHARQGIGRKLTEECMAIAKRNNEKIIALHTSITMEKARVLYESLGFEILREMDPRLGKRYCIYLFRL; encoded by the coding sequence TTGGTCAATCCTGAGCATGCTAGACAAGGCATTGGCAGGAAGTTGACTGAAGAATGTATGGCAATTGCAAAAAGAAATAATGAAAAAATAATTGCCTTGCATACGTCAATTACAATGGAAAAAGCCAGGGTTTTATATGAAAGTTTAGGATTTGAAATCTTGCGTGAAATGGATCCTCGACTAGGAAAACGATATTGCATATACCTTTTCCGCTTATAA
- a CDS encoding GNAT family N-acetyltransferase: MLSIHRYNKTFQNDIDLMMDAIATEFESPISSSKNSKSQNLDACWVAFYKTDLIGTIGILKIDSAFSVIKNMFVKKDFRGSVYGVAQQLLNTAYDWCLTQDISHMYLGTMNQFKAAQKFYEKNRFVKIELTELPSGFIRNPIDTVFYVKVLNYSEV; encoded by the coding sequence ATGCTTAGCATCCATCGTTATAATAAAACTTTTCAAAATGACATTGACCTAATGATGGATGCCATTGCTACCGAGTTTGAATCGCCTATTTCCAGTTCAAAGAATTCAAAATCTCAAAATCTAGATGCCTGTTGGGTAGCATTTTACAAAACAGATTTAATTGGTACTATCGGTATTTTAAAAATTGATAGTGCCTTTTCTGTTATAAAAAATATGTTCGTTAAAAAAGACTTTAGAGGAAGTGTATATGGTGTTGCACAGCAACTATTGAACACTGCTTATGATTGGTGTTTGACGCAAGACATTAGCCATATGTACTTAGGAACCATGAACCAGTTTAAAGCTGCACAAAAATTCTATGAAAAGAATAGATTTGTAAAAATAGAGCTTACTGAATTACCTTCAGGATTCATAAGAAACCCAATTGATACTGTTTTTTATGTCAAGGTTTTAAATTATTCTGAGGTATGA
- a CDS encoding leucine-rich repeat domain-containing protein encodes MKNFTCFPKDLKNRYYVGKKQTLILIALFVSILGYSQAIGDTFVDNFITYKVTSLAPNTLRVNDYDHTNGGTDVDIPSAVSNSSTSYDVTSIGNLAFEHNGPEGTRLTSVVIPNSIVEIGNNAFSAQNLLTVTIPNSVVSIGNSAFVNNDLTSVTFENGLESIGDNAFQGNQIIDILIPNSVISIGQFAFQGNQLASAILSNNLTSVEFGTFQSNQLQSIVIPNSVTSIGNAVFNGNQITSVTLSNSLLTIGNGAFRDNNITHVTIPASVTDIDFAAFRDNPLATVTSQGTTPATIFMPGINDSFWNRAAIDLTIPNGTSAAYASGGWTGFNSVTEAAVLEVGDTFVVDFITYEVTSVLPDTVEAVDYNTAGGTVVDIPAIVSHSVTTYDVTSIGSGAFSSKNLTHVIIPNSIINMKNNAFNNNQFTSIIIPESVANIGPLAFGVNNLSTVVVLGTTPPNITTGGGADTFANSSRSNINLILTGNTTDEYVTDSGALWTGFKMVFEATSATTLKVSDYDAANGTNVTIPSNITIPSVTVFDVTEIGQSAFANRGITSVTIPDSVTNIGISAFELNSLTTVTIPDNVTVIGTTAFATNAITTLSLGNSVDIIGIGAFVDNNLTDITIPSNVTEIGLLAFGNNPSLASVTSLAIVPPTITTGTNDTFIFDRSNTALQIPAGTMGAYVTDAGALWTGFNPISEDALSVSDFEIANEIKTITTTGGFRILASSNNKLQNYTLYSISGAKVATGAESDISTAYLASGIYILKLNFRAGIVVKKIIVN; translated from the coding sequence ATGAAAAACTTTACATGTTTTCCAAAAGACTTAAAAAATAGATATTACGTGGGTAAAAAACAAACACTTATTTTAATAGCTCTATTTGTTTCTATTCTAGGCTATTCACAAGCTATTGGCGATACTTTTGTTGACAATTTTATAACTTACAAAGTGACTTCTCTTGCGCCAAATACACTTAGGGTTAATGACTATGACCACACTAATGGTGGTACAGATGTAGATATTCCTTCAGCAGTATCTAATAGTAGCACAAGCTATGATGTTACAAGTATTGGTAATTTAGCTTTTGAGCATAATGGTCCGGAAGGTACACGATTAACAAGCGTTGTAATTCCAAATAGTATTGTGGAAATAGGAAACAATGCCTTTAGTGCTCAGAATTTATTAACTGTTACAATACCCAATAGTGTTGTGAGCATTGGAAATTCAGCCTTTGTGAACAATGATTTAACTAGTGTTACTTTTGAAAACGGTCTGGAAAGTATTGGGGATAATGCTTTTCAAGGTAATCAAATAATAGACATTTTAATTCCAAATAGTGTTATTAGTATTGGTCAGTTTGCTTTTCAAGGCAATCAATTAGCTAGCGCTATTCTTTCCAATAACCTTACAAGTGTTGAATTTGGTACTTTTCAAAGCAATCAACTTCAAAGTATAGTAATTCCAAATAGTGTTACAAGTATTGGTAATGCTGTATTTAATGGTAATCAAATAACAAGTGTTACATTATCCAATAGTCTGTTAACTATTGGCAATGGCGCATTTCGAGATAATAACATAACTCATGTTACTATTCCAGCTAGTGTTACTGATATTGATTTTGCCGCTTTTAGAGACAACCCTTTAGCAACAGTTACTTCGCAAGGTACAACTCCTGCCACTATATTTATGCCTGGAATTAACGATTCTTTTTGGAATCGTGCTGCCATTGATTTAACCATACCGAATGGAACTTCGGCCGCATATGCTTCGGGAGGCTGGACAGGTTTTAATTCAGTTACGGAAGCTGCAGTATTAGAAGTTGGCGATACTTTTGTTGTAGATTTTATTACTTATGAAGTTACTTCTGTATTACCTGATACGGTTGAAGCTGTAGACTATAATACTGCTGGAGGCACAGTCGTTGATATACCTGCTATAGTTTCTCATAGTGTTACAACTTATGATGTTACCAGTATTGGTAGTGGTGCTTTTTCAAGCAAAAATTTAACTCATGTTATTATTCCTAATAGCATTATCAATATGAAAAATAATGCATTTAATAATAATCAATTTACTAGTATCATAATACCAGAAAGCGTCGCGAATATAGGTCCTCTTGCTTTTGGTGTGAATAATTTAAGTACGGTTGTTGTATTAGGCACTACACCGCCTAATATAACTACAGGTGGTGGTGCCGATACTTTTGCAAACTCTAGTCGCAGTAATATAAATTTAATTCTAACAGGTAATACTACTGATGAGTATGTTACTGATAGCGGTGCATTATGGACGGGCTTTAAAATGGTATTTGAGGCAACTTCTGCAACCACACTTAAAGTTTCAGATTATGATGCTGCAAATGGTACTAACGTTACCATTCCTAGCAATATTACTATTCCTTCTGTTACCGTATTTGATGTAACAGAAATCGGACAGTCCGCATTTGCTAATAGAGGTATTACGAGTGTAACTATTCCAGATAGTGTTACTAATATCGGAATTTCTGCTTTTGAACTCAATAGCTTAACCACTGTCACTATTCCAGATAATGTCACAGTTATTGGTACTACAGCTTTTGCAACAAATGCTATCACAACGCTTTCCCTAGGTAATAGTGTTGATATTATAGGCATTGGTGCTTTTGTAGATAATAACCTTACTGACATAACCATTCCAAGTAACGTAACCGAAATTGGTTTGCTTGCTTTTGGTAATAATCCATCATTGGCCAGTGTAACATCGTTGGCTATAGTACCTCCAACTATAACCACAGGTACTAACGATACTTTTATTTTTGATCGTAGCAATACTGCGCTTCAGATACCCGCTGGTACAATGGGAGCATACGTTACAGATGCTGGTGCATTGTGGACTGGTTTTAATCCTATAAGTGAGGATGCATTAAGTGTTTCGGATTTTGAAATAGCCAATGAGATCAAGACTATTACAACCACTGGTGGATTTAGAATACTAGCTTCTAGCAATAATAAATTGCAAAACTATACCCTTTATAGTATTTCTGGAGCAAAAGTCGCTACAGGTGCTGAAAGTGACATATCTACAGCTTATTTAGCTAGTGGTATTTATATTTTAAAGCTTAATTTTAGAGCTGGAATCGTTGTCAAAAAAATTATAGTTAATTAA
- a CDS encoding LytR/AlgR family response regulator transcription factor produces MKTLLVEDKSYIRKGLLNLLNLLDTEVEVIGECESVKEAVVVANACKPELIFLDINLTDGNAFDFLEQTEDLNFKIIFITAYEEYALKALKIGAVDYLLKPVDIKELESALQKISNLPVAEQKSQIKTAKAVWHNDDSKLILSLHDSFQVIDLKALMYCETDKGYTTFYCSDGKKHLVSKTLKEFEAQLISANFARPHQSYMINLKFIDKYDKSGTIHLKNGKKIPVSTRKKEQFVTSFLNWNKG; encoded by the coding sequence ATGAAGACACTACTTGTTGAGGACAAATCGTATATAAGAAAAGGCTTACTGAACCTGCTGAATTTATTGGATACAGAAGTTGAAGTTATTGGCGAGTGTGAGTCTGTTAAGGAAGCTGTCGTGGTCGCAAATGCTTGTAAACCAGAATTGATTTTTCTTGATATTAACCTTACAGATGGTAATGCTTTCGATTTTTTAGAGCAAACAGAAGACTTAAATTTTAAAATTATATTTATTACGGCTTATGAAGAATATGCGCTTAAGGCCTTAAAAATCGGAGCTGTAGATTACCTCTTAAAACCTGTAGATATAAAGGAGCTTGAATCGGCTTTGCAAAAGATTTCAAACTTGCCAGTTGCAGAACAAAAATCGCAGATTAAGACTGCAAAAGCCGTCTGGCATAATGACGATTCTAAATTGATATTATCACTTCATGATAGCTTTCAGGTTATTGATTTGAAAGCCTTAATGTATTGTGAGACCGATAAAGGGTATACCACCTTTTATTGTAGTGACGGTAAAAAGCATCTGGTATCAAAAACGTTAAAGGAATTTGAAGCGCAACTCATATCTGCGAATTTTGCGCGCCCACATCAATCGTATATGATAAACTTAAAGTTTATCGATAAATATGATAAATCAGGAACCATTCACTTAAAGAATGGTAAAAAAATTCCTGTATCTACACGGAAGAAAGAACAGTTTGTAACGTCTTTTTTAAACTGGAATAAAGGATAG
- a CDS encoding tetratricopeptide repeat protein: MKTINLSILLSVLILFYSSSNLAQETEIDSLENELRQLITNDTTKVNLLNTLSSGYISYDINKSLQRAEEANALAKQLNYLKGEAKSLIRFGYVYIKKAEIDKAEASALKALALCQDMNNQDCKNASYVCLANIAHYTNDHDKARAYYNKVLNNFINNGDLMGQANMLNNLGVSSYKKGDFDEAIELFKKAYNIREQQGQGKSSLDTLNNIGAICLNQGRYTEALEYFNKCLIIYREDNNKYGIAQASYNISAVYYELKQYDKTLNYINESLELYKALQNKRMIASTLINKGAVYADLKEFTKALDYMTESLSISHAINDKEELSAGNYQLGDLYLLMAQPNKALKHYKTCLELSEIIEHKILVCQAHVGLARAYAILNYSSKAIQHALEGEKIAQDLGLLSQQKLASETLATVYSQIGDYKKAFENHQHYKIVNDSVFNNENIEKITQLEYEYKYKQAMDSASIRELQLTKTVTATNENLEKSQRNYLWAIIGVLSLSILLGTIIFYQKLKNAKSKTQNALMEQKLLRSQMTPHFIFNSLSVLQGMILNKEERKSIHYLSKFSKLLRLTLENSRDKTVLLSQELMAVQDYLTLQTLENDAYKCTILVEDSITVAQFEIPPMLIQPFVENAIEHAFTNQAEDRKIDIRLTYPNNKLICTIADNGVGINTKTDSNNKHKNSLATIITTERLKELSKDFNMEGSVKIEDRQNYNEQGTLVTLVIPHKLIN; this comes from the coding sequence ATGAAAACTATAAACTTATCAATTCTTTTATCAGTCTTAATTCTATTTTATTCGAGTTCTAATTTAGCGCAAGAAACAGAAATTGATAGTTTAGAAAATGAATTACGTCAACTCATAACCAACGATACCACCAAAGTTAATTTATTAAACACACTTTCCTCAGGTTACATTAGTTATGATATCAATAAATCACTGCAAAGAGCTGAAGAAGCTAATGCTTTGGCAAAACAACTTAATTATTTAAAGGGAGAAGCTAAAAGTTTGATAAGGTTTGGTTACGTGTATATTAAAAAGGCAGAAATCGATAAAGCCGAAGCCTCTGCACTCAAAGCACTTGCATTGTGTCAAGATATGAACAATCAGGACTGTAAAAACGCCTCTTACGTCTGTTTGGCTAATATAGCCCATTATACTAATGACCATGATAAGGCAAGAGCTTATTACAATAAAGTCCTCAATAACTTTATTAACAATGGTGACTTAATGGGGCAAGCGAATATGTTAAATAATTTGGGTGTTTCAAGCTATAAAAAAGGAGATTTTGATGAAGCTATTGAATTATTTAAAAAAGCATATAACATACGCGAACAACAAGGTCAAGGAAAATCAAGTTTAGATACTTTAAACAATATTGGTGCTATTTGCCTTAACCAAGGTCGGTACACAGAAGCTTTAGAATATTTTAATAAATGTTTAATTATCTATAGAGAGGACAACAATAAATATGGTATAGCACAAGCTTCTTATAACATAAGTGCTGTTTATTATGAATTAAAACAGTATGACAAGACACTTAATTATATAAATGAATCCCTAGAGCTTTATAAAGCGTTACAAAATAAACGAATGATTGCGAGTACGTTGATTAATAAAGGTGCTGTTTACGCAGATCTCAAAGAATTCACAAAAGCTTTAGATTATATGACGGAGTCACTTAGCATAAGCCATGCGATTAATGACAAAGAAGAATTAAGTGCAGGCAATTATCAACTAGGAGATTTATATCTTTTAATGGCGCAGCCGAATAAGGCTTTAAAACATTACAAAACCTGTTTAGAGCTAAGTGAAATCATAGAACATAAAATTTTAGTTTGCCAAGCTCATGTCGGTTTAGCAAGAGCATATGCAATACTTAACTATTCTTCGAAAGCTATACAGCATGCGCTAGAAGGTGAAAAAATAGCCCAGGACTTAGGACTTTTAAGTCAACAAAAATTAGCATCTGAGACTCTAGCCACAGTTTACAGTCAAATTGGGGATTATAAAAAGGCATTTGAAAATCACCAGCATTATAAAATAGTAAACGACAGCGTTTTCAATAATGAGAATATTGAAAAAATCACCCAATTAGAATACGAATACAAATACAAGCAGGCCATGGACTCTGCCAGTATCAGGGAATTACAACTTACAAAAACAGTTACTGCTACCAATGAAAATCTAGAAAAATCGCAACGTAATTATTTGTGGGCCATTATTGGAGTGCTCTCGCTTTCTATTTTATTAGGAACAATTATTTTTTATCAGAAACTAAAAAACGCAAAATCAAAAACCCAAAATGCATTGATGGAGCAGAAGCTGTTACGCTCTCAAATGACACCGCATTTTATATTTAACTCATTGTCGGTTTTGCAAGGAATGATTTTGAACAAGGAAGAAAGAAAGTCCATTCATTATTTGTCTAAATTTTCGAAATTATTACGGCTAACCCTAGAAAATTCTAGAGACAAAACGGTATTGCTTTCCCAAGAGTTAATGGCGGTTCAAGATTATTTAACGCTTCAGACCTTAGAGAATGATGCTTATAAATGTACTATTTTAGTGGAGGATTCCATCACTGTTGCACAATTTGAAATTCCACCAATGCTGATTCAGCCTTTTGTAGAAAATGCTATAGAACACGCTTTTACTAATCAAGCAGAAGATCGAAAGATTGATATTCGTTTAACTTATCCAAATAACAAATTGATTTGTACTATTGCCGATAATGGTGTAGGCATTAACACCAAGACCGATAGCAATAATAAGCATAAGAATTCTTTGGCCACAATTATAACTACAGAACGTTTAAAGGAATTATCTAAAGACTTTAACATGGAAGGCTCGGTAAAAATTGAAGATCGACAAAACTATAATGAACAAGGTACACTGGTTACACTTGTGATCCCTCACAAATTGATTAACTAA